Within the Deltaproteobacteria bacterium genome, the region GTAGTCCGCGAGCATGTATGCCAGTTCCTTGCAGTTCATCGCGTTACCCCGCCTTCCCCTCGAGGAGATAGCGGGAGAGCTGCTCACGCAGGTAAAGACGGGCCCGGTGAAGGCGGGACTTGATGGCGGGAACGGTGAGTCCGAGGATCTTGGCCGTCTCCTCGTTGGACAGCCCCTCGACGTCGCTCAGGACGAAGACGACCCGGTACTTCTCGGAAAGCTCCTCGGTGTATTTGCGGATCATTCGCCCCAGTTCCTCGTTGAGCGCATCCCGTTCGACCTCCTTGCTCCAGTCGTCCATCGGGGAGGCGTGCATCCCTTCGTCGGTGAACACAGGCATGAACTCCTCGATCGATACGGTTTCATTCCGCCGCTTCCCGCGCAGCCGCATGAGGCAGGTGTTCACGCAGATCCGGTAGATCCAGGAGTAGAAGGCGG harbors:
- a CDS encoding sigma-70 family RNA polymerase sigma factor yields the protein APPGLRLRKETWYSLFFRGDSGNSPRVSESKKESCMSAERWKEDEALLESLRKGAPGAVDELLRLYQGKIFNLAMSILKNESDAEEAAQDVFMTVIRKVETFQGNSAFYSWIYRICVNTCLMRLRGKRRNETVSIEEFMPVFTDEGMHASPMDDWSKEVERDALNEELGRMIRKYTEELSEKYRVVFVLSDVEGLSNEETAKILGLTVPAIKSRLHRARLYLREQLSRYLLEGKAG